From a single bacterium genomic region:
- a CDS encoding sigma-54-dependent Fis family transcriptional regulator has translation MSEEKTKLLIIDDDPKVSWILREGLKSEYDIMTASDGIEGIQIASKEKPPLILLDIKMPGMSGLEVLKKLKKAGLPSDVIMLSGQGETETVVEAVQLGAFYFINKPFDVREVDLQLQKALERRGLIMKIDVMEQALVAKTAWDGFIGDSGRMIEIKNLIEQVADSELSVLIRGESGTGKEIVARMLHQLSSRRSHPFIKVNCAAIPRELLEAELFGYERAPLLAHTRINRADLRLPTKARFSWMKSATCHLNCKPSCCRCWNSRNSFASAESSA, from the coding sequence GTGTCAGAAGAAAAAACGAAATTACTAATCATCGATGACGATCCGAAGGTCTCGTGGATACTGCGCGAGGGCCTTAAGTCCGAGTACGATATTATGACCGCCAGCGACGGCATTGAGGGGATACAGATCGCCTCCAAAGAGAAGCCGCCGCTGATTCTGCTTGATATCAAGATGCCGGGCATGAGCGGTCTGGAAGTGCTCAAGAAGCTCAAAAAGGCGGGATTGCCATCGGATGTGATTATGCTCTCCGGGCAGGGCGAGACTGAGACGGTCGTCGAGGCTGTGCAACTTGGCGCGTTTTATTTCATCAACAAACCGTTCGATGTTCGCGAAGTAGATCTGCAGTTGCAAAAGGCGCTGGAGCGTCGCGGTTTGATCATGAAGATCGACGTGATGGAGCAGGCGTTGGTTGCCAAAACCGCTTGGGACGGATTCATCGGCGACTCAGGCCGGATGATCGAAATTAAGAACTTGATTGAGCAGGTTGCGGACAGCGAACTGTCAGTATTGATTCGCGGCGAATCGGGAACGGGCAAGGAAATCGTAGCGCGAATGCTGCATCAATTGTCATCACGCCGGTCGCATCCGTTTATCAAGGTAAACTGCGCAGCGATTCCGAGAGAGTTGCTTGAAGCAGAATTGTTTGGCTACGAAAGGGCGCCTTTACTGGCGCACACAAGAATAAACCGGGCCGATTTGAGACTGCCAACAAAGGCACGATTTTCCTGGATGAAATCGGCGACATGTCATTTGAACTGCAAGCCAAGCTGTTGCAGGTGCTGGAACAGCAGGAATTCGTTCGCGTCGGCGGAATCGTCAGCATAA
- a CDS encoding GAF domain-containing protein, whose translation MSLSEIPKILVVDDEQRMCDSLDTLLTKAGYAVKTAGDGKQALEMYGKDNFDLVISDIKLPEMTGIELLQAIRKGDPNAMVILMTAYASLDTALAAINMGAYDYLMKPIEFTQLKLAAKRALEKRDLEIARQKLMAELQVKNDLLNRRIAEVDALYQAGVILSQSQELKPLLTRIIRLALDVIGASVGSVMLLDEMRGELTVSASVGMSEEVRQKTRVKVGDSIAGHVAQSGESLLIQDISSDPRFAKFSKGNYETKSLISVPLKIKDRVLGVLNLSDPQHGTVFEDNDLRLLATFASQAAIAIDDAENFEQLSKKLNEFAVLYQLATEITTVDNSQDMTDLIYRSLKQIIAIDFAMWLSWNERSETLVVNYWEGYGKKDAGALRSREVQLKDKTVYSAAVRTVAVKGLINEIPALRDAIKTFASVPIITKGALHGLFCLGSRQADAFSENDEYIASIVASQATSIYEQQRAVLSATRLMTMGKMMSEISHDLKKPLTNISGALQIMRERWPEIAQSDDFFHTAQQEIRRLDDLLKELLNFSNPTKYQLEQKKIDDLLKRVIRLVENDLKKHKIEFSQEFEEDIPGVLVNENEIVEVLLNLIINAIDAMPEGGKMLIRTFSEIKSDTGKHLVVLTIKDTGSGIAPEHLDRIFDRYFTTKESGTGLGLAICERIVMAHNGEIKVESAPGKGTTIIIRLPSA comes from the coding sequence ATGAGTCTTTCCGAAATTCCCAAGATATTAGTAGTCGATGATGAACAGCGAATGTGTGATTCGCTGGATACGCTTCTGACCAAAGCCGGATATGCGGTGAAGACCGCCGGCGACGGCAAGCAGGCTTTGGAGATGTACGGCAAGGACAACTTCGATTTAGTAATCAGCGACATCAAGCTGCCCGAGATGACGGGAATCGAGCTGTTGCAGGCGATTCGCAAGGGGGACCCGAACGCAATGGTGATTCTGATGACGGCCTATGCGTCGCTCGACACAGCGCTTGCGGCAATCAATATGGGCGCATACGACTACTTGATGAAGCCGATTGAATTCACGCAGTTGAAACTGGCGGCGAAGCGGGCATTGGAAAAGCGCGATCTGGAGATAGCGCGTCAGAAGCTGATGGCTGAGCTTCAAGTGAAGAATGACCTGTTGAATCGGCGCATTGCCGAAGTTGACGCACTTTACCAAGCCGGCGTGATACTCTCGCAGTCGCAGGAACTCAAGCCGCTGTTGACACGCATCATTCGCCTGGCACTCGATGTAATCGGCGCCTCGGTCGGCTCTGTTATGCTGCTCGATGAAATGCGGGGCGAGCTGACGGTATCGGCATCGGTAGGAATGTCGGAGGAAGTCCGCCAGAAGACTCGGGTCAAAGTCGGAGATTCGATTGCAGGGCATGTCGCGCAGAGCGGTGAGTCGCTATTGATTCAGGATATCAGTTCAGACCCGCGTTTTGCCAAGTTCAGCAAAGGCAACTATGAAACCAAGTCGCTGATTTCGGTGCCATTGAAAATCAAAGACCGTGTACTTGGCGTATTGAACTTGTCGGATCCGCAGCACGGAACGGTGTTTGAGGATAATGACCTGCGACTGCTGGCGACGTTTGCGTCTCAAGCGGCGATTGCAATCGACGATGCGGAGAACTTTGAGCAACTGAGCAAGAAGCTCAACGAATTTGCGGTGCTGTATCAACTTGCCACCGAGATCACTACTGTCGACAATTCGCAGGACATGACGGACTTGATCTATCGTTCGCTCAAGCAGATCATCGCCATCGATTTCGCGATGTGGCTGTCGTGGAATGAACGTTCGGAAACGCTAGTAGTCAACTATTGGGAAGGTTACGGCAAGAAGGATGCAGGAGCGTTGCGGAGCAGGGAAGTACAACTGAAGGACAAGACTGTATATTCCGCCGCAGTCAGGACTGTCGCTGTGAAGGGGCTCATCAATGAGATACCGGCGCTACGTGATGCGATCAAAACGTTCGCCTCAGTGCCGATCATCACCAAGGGCGCACTGCACGGCTTGTTCTGTCTGGGTTCGCGGCAGGCAGACGCATTTTCTGAAAATGATGAGTATATCGCTTCGATCGTAGCATCACAGGCGACTTCGATATATGAACAGCAACGAGCAGTACTCAGCGCTACCAGATTGATGACGATGGGCAAGATGATGTCGGAAATTTCGCACGATTTGAAGAAGCCGCTGACGAATATTTCCGGCGCTTTGCAAATCATGCGCGAGCGGTGGCCGGAAATCGCGCAGTCGGATGACTTCTTCCATACCGCACAGCAGGAGATTCGCCGACTTGATGATTTGCTAAAAGAACTTCTGAACTTCTCGAATCCAACGAAGTACCAGCTCGAACAGAAGAAGATCGACGACTTGCTGAAGCGCGTGATACGACTGGTGGAAAACGATCTCAAGAAGCACAAGATCGAATTCTCGCAGGAATTCGAAGAGGACATCCCCGGCGTTCTTGTCAATGAGAACGAGATTGTTGAAGTATTGCTGAACTTGATAATCAACGCTATCGATGCCATGCCGGAAGGCGGTAAGATGTTGATACGGACCTTCAGCGAAATCAAGTCTGATACAGGCAAGCATCTGGTCGTGCTTACGATCAAAGACACCGGCAGCGGAATCGCGCCGGAGCATCTGGATCGAATTTTTGATCGCTACTTCACAACAAAAGAGTCAGGCACTGGATTGGGGCTGGCCATTTGCGAGCGCATTGTCATGGCTCACAATGGCGAAATCAAGGTCGAGAGCGCCCCGGGCAAAGGCACGACTATCATTATAAGATTGCCTTCCGCGTAG
- the rimI gene encoding ribosomal protein S18-alanine N-acetyltransferase gives MLVLALDTASERLLAGIANETGILADHVGEPDRSHSEKVIAALDSLFKKADIDPSELDALAIAVGPGSFTGLRVGIATVLGLAQAWKKPILSAGNMRLARLFFSERNLEPIIVTHCRGEEFYLSKSGESVEILGSQTIIENYGDRQFGGFGAERLSDLAAKRERVISLISPTIWGGGDFALMVARNPEKFKALDPANLDVNYVLKSQPEQKRDAATVAITVGELKHEDLADVVRIEREAFTDPWDEQNFMADIENDHVITLAARDSNVCVGYLSCVALDDYGYVANVAVDGEYRSKGVGKALMDELSKLLLQRNISDIVLDVRVSNSRAIGFYEKYGFSVITRRKGFYSTPPEDSFTMLKSLEV, from the coding sequence ATGTTAGTCTTAGCGCTTGATACCGCCAGCGAGCGATTGTTAGCGGGAATTGCCAATGAAACGGGTATTCTTGCGGATCACGTCGGCGAACCGGACCGCTCGCACTCCGAGAAAGTCATTGCGGCACTTGACAGTCTGTTCAAGAAGGCTGATATTGATCCATCCGAACTCGACGCCCTGGCAATTGCTGTCGGACCGGGATCATTTACCGGTTTGCGGGTGGGAATAGCCACGGTACTCGGTTTGGCACAGGCGTGGAAGAAACCGATTCTCTCGGCAGGCAATATGCGGTTGGCACGATTGTTCTTTTCGGAGCGCAATCTTGAACCGATTATCGTTACGCATTGTCGCGGCGAGGAATTTTATCTGTCGAAGTCGGGTGAAAGTGTGGAAATTCTGGGAAGTCAGACAATAATTGAAAACTATGGGGACCGACAGTTCGGCGGTTTTGGCGCCGAGCGATTGTCCGATCTTGCGGCAAAGCGAGAGCGCGTGATTTCGTTGATCTCGCCAACTATTTGGGGTGGAGGAGACTTTGCTTTGATGGTTGCGCGCAATCCTGAGAAGTTTAAGGCACTTGATCCGGCCAACCTCGATGTCAATTACGTGCTTAAATCACAGCCGGAGCAGAAACGCGACGCGGCGACAGTTGCGATTACGGTCGGCGAATTGAAACACGAGGATCTAGCTGATGTCGTGCGAATTGAGCGTGAGGCTTTTACGGATCCCTGGGATGAGCAGAATTTCATGGCTGATATTGAAAACGATCATGTCATCACGCTGGCTGCGCGCGATTCAAATGTATGTGTAGGATATCTAAGCTGCGTCGCTCTTGATGACTATGGCTATGTTGCCAATGTCGCAGTCGATGGCGAATATCGTTCGAAAGGTGTGGGCAAGGCTTTGATGGATGAACTGAGCAAGCTATTGCTTCAGCGCAATATCAGCGATATCGTGCTGGATGTTCGAGTTTCAAACTCGCGCGCCATCGGCTTCTATGAAAAATACGGCTTTAGCGTCATAACCCGGCGCAAGGGCTTCTATTCGACACCACCGGAGGACTCGTTCACAATGTTGAAGAGTTTGGAAGTATGA
- a CDS encoding bifunctional folylpolyglutamate synthase/dihydrofolate synthase: MRYDDAIKFIYNLELFGIKMGLDNITRFLDHLGNPQDSFKSIHVAGTNGKGSVSSLMFSVLCKAGYKTGVFTSPHLVDFRERFRTDAGNIDKRSLAEFVGQNKQFIIDARITFFEISTALAFWYFRKMGVEVAVVEVGLGGRLDATNVIKPRVSVITHIDFDHTKNLGPTLEKIAYEKAGIIKAGVPLVTGEKRPELLTLFKNTCNERGTKLFRSVKISRDFEYTSDGMRFHYKLNGNEETLSSSLAGAHQIDNIAIVLKCAELLNRDSLSISDKAIRSGLKHCHWPARFQKVATKPTIVLDAAHNADGTRALVATFKKAYPGRKALLLCGFLERPDLDVIMKEYAPIVRRAVLTRPDSTRAAEIEGVIWAAVGAEIDFDVKLNIAEAVDRILHIAGKDDIIVMSGSHYTLGEAIKRLHALRDKKQIKLLTADITLLNG, translated from the coding sequence ATGCGTTACGACGACGCGATTAAGTTTATCTACAATCTTGAGCTGTTCGGCATCAAGATGGGGCTGGATAATATCACCCGCTTTCTCGACCACCTCGGCAATCCGCAGGATAGTTTCAAGTCGATTCACGTAGCAGGAACGAACGGCAAGGGGTCGGTTTCGTCGCTGATGTTTTCCGTGCTTTGCAAGGCCGGTTACAAGACGGGCGTGTTCACTTCGCCGCATTTGGTGGATTTCCGCGAACGGTTTCGGACTGATGCCGGCAATATCGACAAGCGGTCGCTTGCCGAATTCGTCGGGCAGAACAAGCAATTCATCATTGATGCGCGGATAACATTCTTCGAGATTTCGACGGCGTTGGCCTTCTGGTATTTTCGCAAGATGGGTGTCGAAGTCGCTGTCGTGGAAGTGGGTCTCGGCGGACGTTTGGATGCGACCAACGTTATCAAACCGCGAGTGTCGGTCATCACTCACATTGATTTTGATCACACCAAAAATCTCGGGCCGACACTGGAAAAGATAGCTTATGAGAAGGCTGGAATCATCAAGGCGGGAGTGCCGTTGGTTACCGGTGAGAAGCGACCGGAACTTTTGACGCTTTTTAAGAACACCTGCAACGAACGCGGCACGAAGCTGTTTCGCTCGGTCAAGATTTCACGAGATTTTGAATACACTTCGGACGGCATGCGATTCCACTACAAGCTGAACGGCAATGAAGAGACTCTGAGCAGTTCGTTGGCGGGCGCACACCAGATCGATAACATCGCCATCGTGCTTAAGTGCGCAGAGTTGTTGAATCGCGATAGTCTTTCGATCTCCGACAAAGCGATTCGCAGCGGTCTCAAACATTGTCACTGGCCGGCGCGTTTTCAAAAGGTTGCCACAAAACCGACAATCGTTCTCGACGCGGCGCATAACGCCGACGGGACAAGGGCTCTTGTCGCGACTTTCAAGAAAGCCTATCCGGGACGGAAGGCGCTGTTACTATGCGGATTCCTGGAGCGGCCTGATTTGGATGTGATCATGAAAGAGTATGCGCCGATTGTCAGGCGGGCTGTCCTGACGCGACCCGATTCGACTCGGGCAGCTGAAATCGAGGGTGTAATCTGGGCGGCGGTCGGAGCAGAAATTGACTTTGATGTGAAGCTCAACATTGCTGAAGCGGTTGACCGTATCCTTCATATCGCAGGCAAAGACGACATTATCGTAATGAGCGGATCGCATTACACATTGGGCGAGGCGATCAAGCGGCTTCACGCACTGCGTGACAAGAAACAGATTAAACTTCTAACTGCCGATATAACTTTACTGAATGGCTAG
- a CDS encoding response regulator, with translation MSNDVKRVLWVDDEVDLLESHRIILEGKGFQITPVASGEDALVEVGKHTFDLILLDEMMPGMDGLTTLEEIKKIKPYIPVVMVTKSEEEHLMNQAIGKNIAEYLVKPVNPSQVLAVAKKILDAKRLQGDAVTRDYVQKLNQLRSRLYGPMEPQDWVDVHRQLSQWDVDFDKINDDGLRQSHLSQKREYNIEFYRYIEREYPRWLKSGNGPVMSPAVFKTFVAPHINDKKPTFFIIVDCMRLDQWLMLEPIIAEYLDIDLDYYYSIIPTATPFSRNAIFSGMYPDELAKVKPEIWEGGTADERSLNRFEDSLLVDQYKRLKIKTPGEPKYFKMSDLKEDESFLKRLSSHQSAPVLALVFNFLDILVHGRSQSRALQQISPDEAAFRSLIMSWFGHSTLFDVIKHVAATGATCVITSDHGSILGTRGTIAYGKKDTSTNLRYKYGDNLNCDPKEAMLIKNPDMYRLPRFNLATTYLIASEDFYFVYPTNYNEYNRQFQNSFQHGGITLEEMIVPVATLRPKK, from the coding sequence ATGAGTAACGACGTCAAGAGAGTCTTGTGGGTCGATGACGAAGTCGATCTGCTTGAATCACACCGAATCATTCTCGAAGGCAAAGGCTTTCAGATTACGCCGGTGGCTTCCGGAGAGGATGCGCTGGTGGAGGTCGGCAAGCACACTTTCGATTTGATTCTGCTTGACGAAATGATGCCCGGTATGGATGGATTGACGACGCTCGAAGAGATCAAGAAGATCAAACCATATATACCTGTTGTGATGGTTACCAAGTCGGAAGAAGAGCATCTGATGAATCAGGCGATCGGAAAGAATATTGCCGAATATCTGGTCAAGCCGGTGAATCCTTCGCAAGTACTGGCGGTAGCCAAGAAGATCCTTGATGCAAAACGGCTTCAGGGTGATGCAGTCACTCGCGATTATGTCCAGAAGCTAAATCAGCTGCGAAGCCGGCTCTATGGACCGATGGAGCCGCAAGATTGGGTCGATGTGCATCGGCAGCTTTCGCAATGGGATGTCGATTTTGACAAGATTAATGACGACGGTTTGCGGCAGAGTCATCTTTCTCAAAAGCGCGAATACAACATCGAATTTTATCGTTATATCGAACGCGAATATCCGCGCTGGCTCAAGAGTGGCAATGGGCCGGTGATGTCTCCGGCGGTGTTCAAGACATTTGTAGCGCCGCATATCAATGACAAGAAGCCGACGTTTTTCATAATCGTCGACTGCATGCGACTCGATCAGTGGCTGATGCTTGAGCCGATCATCGCCGAGTACTTGGATATCGATTTGGATTACTACTACTCGATCATACCGACAGCAACGCCGTTCTCGCGAAATGCAATTTTCTCAGGAATGTACCCAGACGAATTGGCTAAGGTGAAACCGGAAATCTGGGAGGGCGGAACTGCCGATGAGCGGAGTCTGAATCGATTCGAAGATTCGCTTTTAGTTGACCAATATAAACGACTCAAGATCAAGACGCCCGGCGAGCCGAAGTATTTCAAGATGAGCGATCTCAAGGAAGACGAGAGTTTTCTAAAGCGCTTATCGAGTCATCAGAGCGCACCGGTGTTGGCGCTGGTATTCAACTTCCTTGATATCTTGGTGCATGGTCGTTCGCAGTCGCGTGCGCTTCAGCAGATTTCTCCCGACGAGGCGGCATTCCGTTCGCTGATTATGTCTTGGTTCGGTCATTCGACGCTGTTTGATGTTATCAAGCATGTTGCCGCGACTGGAGCGACGTGTGTGATAACTTCCGACCACGGATCGATACTCGGAACGCGCGGTACGATTGCCTACGGCAAGAAGGACACCTCGACGAACTTGCGCTATAAGTACGGCGACAATCTCAATTGCGACCCCAAGGAAGCGATGCTGATTAAGAATCCGGATATGTATCGACTGCCGAGATTCAATCTGGCGACGACATATTTGATTGCGAGCGAAGATTTCTATTTCGTATATCCGACCAACTATAACGAATACAATCGTCAATTCCAGAATAGCTTCCAACACGGAGGCATTACACTGGAAGAGATGATCGTGCCGGTGGCGACACTACGACCAAAGAAGTAA
- a CDS encoding acetyl-CoA carboxylase carboxyltransferase subunit beta, with amino-acid sequence MEWFKRKPAPPPTERKEIPDGLWTKCNSCGEIIYVRELEKDLWVCRTCSFHFRIRSTDYMDILLDADSFTEYDSGLVSLDPLQFKDSKKYPDRIAEARKKTGRNDAVICGIGAIDGRQVSFAIMDFSFVGGSMGSVVGEKIARTIERALDRQVPLIIVSCSGGARMQEGILSLLQMAKTSGLLARLSDTKIPYISILTNPTTAGVMASYASLGDVNIAEPGALLGFAGRRVIEQTIGQKLPENFQTSEFFKDHGFLDKIVHRHELRKTVALLLDYFSQ; translated from the coding sequence ATGGAATGGTTTAAACGCAAACCGGCGCCGCCGCCGACTGAGCGCAAGGAAATCCCGGATGGGCTGTGGACAAAGTGCAATTCGTGCGGCGAAATTATCTATGTTCGCGAACTCGAGAAGGATCTCTGGGTATGCCGCACTTGTTCATTCCATTTCCGCATTCGCTCGACCGACTATATGGACATTCTGCTGGATGCCGACAGTTTCACAGAATATGATTCCGGACTGGTATCGCTTGACCCGCTCCAATTTAAGGACTCCAAGAAATATCCAGACCGCATTGCCGAAGCGCGCAAGAAGACGGGCCGCAACGATGCGGTAATCTGCGGTATCGGCGCCATCGACGGACGGCAGGTGTCGTTTGCGATTATGGACTTCTCGTTTGTGGGCGGCAGTATGGGAAGCGTCGTCGGCGAGAAGATCGCGCGCACTATCGAACGCGCGCTGGACCGGCAAGTACCGCTAATCATCGTTTCGTGTTCGGGCGGTGCAAGAATGCAAGAGGGCATTCTCTCGCTTTTGCAAATGGCAAAGACTTCGGGATTGCTGGCGCGGTTATCGGATACGAAGATTCCTTACATATCTATTCTGACCAATCCAACTACGGCAGGCGTTATGGCGAGTTATGCTTCGCTGGGTGATGTAAACATTGCCGAGCCGGGCGCATTGCTGGGTTTTGCGGGACGGCGCGTCATTGAGCAGACCATCGGCCAGAAACTCCCCGAGAATTTCCAGACATCGGAGTTCTTCAAGGATCACGGATTCCTGGACAAGATTGTGCATCGCCACGAATTGCGCAAGACAGTGGCGCTGCTTCTGGACTACTTCAGCCAGTAG
- a CDS encoding cation:proton antiporter → MSGSVLQDFLIIMVVAVTVVLICSRLRIPVVVGFLITGILAGPHGFKLVGSAEEVSKIADIGVVLLLFSIGVEMSLKDMLRMKRVIFIGGPLQVVLTTAVVAPIVYFLGLSAAEAIMVGMMAAMSSTAIAMKSYQEQGEGDSPHARAVVTVSIFQDIASIPMLLAIPVLVGSSVGEGGSEVPKLLIYGLGMIVFVFVASRWIAPFVLEAVAMTRNRELFLISVVLICLGVAWFSSVVGLSLALGAFLAGLIISESDYSHHALGNITPFRDLFISLFFVSVGMLLDFRVVFAQPLLILGLACGIVLLKAIIVVPVCLLIGYPMRIAVMSGIGLSNVGEFAFILANAGLAAGLLQQDNYQIFLAVSAVSLASAPFLLRLAPHLPLCKGKFANLRIGGKSQFVAESSKEPLADHLIIVGFGVNGNNLARASQAVSIPYVVLEMNPETVKQARASGERIYYGDATQASIWGSINIGKARMVVIAISDPEATRRAVMLVRSLNQTVRVVARTRYLNEIETLARLGADEVIPEEFETSVEIFTRVLRYYLIPEAEINQIVQEVRSDNYEIFRTKNSESALQRIESDLSHMHMTTLKVAADAQVVGRSLGATKLRSDHGVTVLLIKRDGASIANPDAKTVFTPGDVVVLVGEDQHLEGVSHLFH, encoded by the coding sequence ATGAGCGGATCGGTACTTCAAGATTTCCTGATTATCATGGTAGTCGCGGTGACTGTCGTGCTGATCTGCAGCCGACTGCGCATCCCGGTTGTAGTCGGATTCTTGATTACCGGTATTCTTGCGGGTCCGCACGGCTTCAAGCTGGTCGGCAGCGCTGAAGAGGTCTCGAAGATTGCGGATATCGGCGTAGTCCTGTTGCTGTTCTCGATCGGTGTCGAGATGTCCTTAAAGGACATGCTGCGAATGAAGCGGGTCATCTTTATTGGAGGTCCGCTACAGGTAGTTCTGACGACAGCCGTCGTTGCGCCAATCGTATACTTCCTCGGACTTTCAGCCGCCGAAGCGATTATGGTTGGAATGATGGCGGCGATGAGCAGTACCGCGATTGCGATGAAATCGTATCAAGAGCAAGGCGAAGGGGATAGTCCGCACGCACGCGCCGTCGTTACCGTTTCGATCTTTCAGGATATTGCTTCCATACCGATGTTGCTGGCGATTCCGGTCCTTGTCGGAAGCTCAGTGGGTGAGGGCGGAAGTGAGGTGCCCAAACTGCTTATCTATGGGCTGGGCATGATTGTCTTCGTGTTTGTTGCGTCGCGGTGGATTGCACCGTTTGTACTGGAAGCAGTTGCCATGACACGCAACCGGGAACTGTTTCTCATCAGTGTCGTTTTGATTTGCCTCGGGGTAGCGTGGTTCTCCTCGGTAGTGGGATTGTCACTGGCATTGGGAGCATTCCTGGCGGGATTGATTATCTCCGAGTCGGACTATAGTCATCATGCATTGGGAAACATCACGCCATTCCGAGATTTGTTTATCAGCTTGTTCTTTGTATCGGTCGGCATGCTGCTCGATTTTCGCGTCGTGTTCGCACAGCCGCTTTTGATTCTGGGGCTGGCTTGCGGAATTGTACTTCTCAAAGCGATCATCGTCGTGCCGGTTTGCCTGTTAATAGGCTACCCGATGCGCATTGCCGTGATGTCGGGGATCGGGCTAAGCAACGTCGGGGAGTTTGCGTTCATCTTGGCAAATGCCGGTTTGGCGGCGGGCTTACTGCAGCAGGACAACTATCAGATCTTCCTTGCAGTATCGGCAGTATCACTGGCATCGGCGCCGTTTCTACTGCGATTGGCTCCGCATCTGCCGCTTTGCAAAGGCAAATTCGCGAATTTACGAATCGGTGGAAAGTCGCAGTTTGTAGCGGAGTCGAGCAAAGAGCCTTTGGCAGATCATCTGATCATTGTCGGGTTTGGTGTCAATGGCAACAATCTGGCGCGCGCTTCGCAGGCTGTTTCGATTCCCTACGTCGTGTTGGAAATGAATCCTGAAACGGTCAAGCAAGCAAGGGCTTCGGGTGAGCGAATTTACTACGGCGATGCGACACAGGCGTCGATTTGGGGATCGATAAATATCGGCAAAGCAAGAATGGTCGTCATTGCCATCTCCGATCCGGAAGCGACGCGCCGGGCAGTTATGTTAGTCAGATCGTTGAATCAGACGGTACGTGTCGTTGCGCGCACAAGGTATCTCAACGAGATTGAGACCCTGGCACGACTTGGCGCCGACGAAGTCATCCCGGAAGAGTTTGAAACGTCGGTGGAGATATTCACGCGGGTATTGCGATACTATCTGATTCCCGAGGCAGAAATCAATCAAATCGTACAGGAAGTCCGGTCGGACAATTACGAGATATTCCGGACCAAGAATTCCGAATCGGCGTTGCAGAGAATCGAGAGCGACCTCTCACATATGCACATGACTACGCTCAAAGTCGCCGCCGATGCACAGGTCGTTGGGAGAAGCTTGGGAGCGACAAAACTGCGGTCAGACCACGGTGTGACGGTGCTCTTGATAAAAAGGGATGGTGCCAGTATTGCTAATCCGGATGCCAAGACGGTCTTTACGCCGGGTGACGTTGTTGTATTGGTTGGCGAAGACCAGCACCTCGAAGGGGTTTCGCATCTCTTTCATTAA
- the tsaE gene encoding tRNA (adenosine(37)-N6)-threonylcarbamoyltransferase complex ATPase subunit type 1 TsaE: MAQQNFVTNSETETAAIARDLAGQLTAGDVVLFYGSLGAGKTAFIRGLLEYFDSKIEVTSPTYTLVNVYPTKPQIFHFDLYRLRDENDLLDLGFDEYLDSGGIVLVEWAEKCGRFKPATGFIVTLEIEGQTTRKLSIGRIEDVSLSA; the protein is encoded by the coding sequence ATGGCGCAGCAGAATTTCGTTACCAACTCTGAAACCGAAACTGCGGCGATTGCCCGCGATTTAGCCGGGCAGTTGACAGCCGGCGATGTTGTGTTGTTTTATGGCTCGCTGGGAGCTGGAAAAACGGCGTTTATTCGCGGCCTGCTTGAATACTTTGATTCCAAAATAGAAGTGACTTCGCCGACCTACACGCTTGTCAACGTATATCCGACAAAACCGCAGATTTTTCACTTTGATCTTTATCGTCTTCGCGACGAAAACGATTTGCTCGATTTGGGGTTTGACGAGTATCTTGACTCCGGCGGCATAGTCTTGGTCGAATGGGCGGAGAAGTGCGGCCGATTCAAACCGGCAACGGGATTTATTGTGACTTTGGAGATTGAGGGTCAGACGACACGGAAGTTATCAATAGGGCGGATCGAAGATGTTAGTCTTAGCGCTTGA